The Amycolatopsis viridis genome window below encodes:
- a CDS encoding L-threonylcarbamoyladenylate synthase, producing the protein MAKYFDVHPDNPQRRSIAQIVDLLRRDGLIVYPTDSCFALGCQLGNRDGLDRIRAIRHLDDRHHFTLVCRDFAQLGQFVHVDNTVFRAIKAATPGSYTFILPATKEVPRRLLHAKKKTVGVRIPDHVVARALLDELGEPLVSSTLLLPNHEEPLTQGWEIKDELDHAVDAVVDSGGCGTEPTTVIDFSGGEPEIVRKGAGDPARFE; encoded by the coding sequence ATGGCGAAGTACTTCGACGTGCACCCGGACAACCCCCAGCGCCGGTCGATCGCTCAGATCGTCGACCTGCTGCGGCGCGACGGACTGATCGTCTACCCGACCGACTCGTGCTTCGCGCTCGGCTGCCAGCTCGGCAACCGCGACGGGCTGGACCGCATCCGCGCCATCCGGCACCTCGACGACCGCCACCACTTCACCCTGGTGTGCCGCGACTTCGCCCAGCTCGGGCAGTTCGTGCACGTCGACAACACCGTCTTCCGCGCGATCAAGGCGGCCACCCCGGGCAGCTACACCTTCATCCTGCCCGCCACCAAAGAGGTACCCCGGCGGTTGCTGCACGCGAAGAAGAAGACCGTGGGTGTGCGGATCCCCGACCACGTCGTCGCGCGGGCACTGCTCGACGAGCTGGGTGAGCCGCTGGTGTCCAGCACCCTGCTGCTGCCCAACCACGAGGAGCCGCTGACGCAGGGCTGGGAGATCAAGGACGAACTCGACCACGCGGTCGACGCGGTCGTCGACTCCGGCGGCTGCGGCACCGAGCCCACGACGGTGATCGACTTCTCCGGTGGCGAGCCGGAAATCGTCCGAAAGGGTGCCGGGGACCCGGCCCGTTTCGAATAA
- a CDS encoding SDR family NAD(P)-dependent oxidoreductase — MTNPFDLTGHAPVVTGGNSGIGRAMADALAAAGADVAIWGTSTARNEETAADLARHGRQVLAVRCDVGDEDDVEHAMARTVGTLGRLDSCFVNAGVAGAGSRFTETSLDEFRRVTRVDLDGAFLTLRAAARVMLAQGTGGSLVGTSSVAAVQGQPRGQAYAASKAGLTAMIKSIAVELARHGIRANAVLPGWVHTPLAAPALDSEGFQRRVLPRMPVGRWGRPDDFGALAVYLASPASAFHTADTITVDGGYLSF; from the coding sequence ATGACCAACCCGTTCGACCTCACCGGGCACGCGCCGGTGGTCACCGGCGGCAACTCGGGGATCGGCCGTGCGATGGCGGACGCGCTCGCCGCCGCGGGAGCCGACGTCGCCATCTGGGGCACCAGCACCGCGCGCAACGAGGAGACCGCGGCCGATCTCGCCCGGCACGGCAGGCAGGTTCTCGCCGTCCGGTGCGACGTCGGCGACGAGGACGACGTCGAGCACGCGATGGCACGGACGGTGGGCACGCTGGGGCGCCTGGATTCCTGCTTCGTGAACGCGGGCGTCGCCGGGGCGGGCAGCCGCTTCACCGAGACGTCGCTGGACGAATTCCGCCGGGTCACCCGGGTCGATCTGGACGGTGCGTTCCTGACGTTGCGGGCCGCGGCCCGCGTGATGCTCGCGCAGGGCACGGGCGGAAGCCTGGTCGGCACGTCCAGCGTGGCCGCGGTGCAGGGGCAGCCACGCGGGCAGGCGTACGCCGCGAGCAAGGCGGGGCTGACCGCGATGATCAAGTCGATCGCGGTCGAGCTGGCCCGGCACGGCATCCGCGCCAACGCGGTCCTGCCCGGGTGGGTGCACACCCCGCTGGCCGCCCCGGCACTGGACTCCGAGGGGTTCCAGCGCCGGGTGCTGCCGCGGATGCCGGTGGGCCGGTGGGGCCGCCCGGACGATTTCGGCGCGCTCGCGGTGTACCTGGCGAGCCCGGCCAGTGCGTTCCACACCGCCGACACGATCACCGTCGACGGCGGCTACCTCAGCTTCTGA
- a CDS encoding MarR family winged helix-turn-helix transcriptional regulator, whose product MADGELDFWSFVELANRRLADEFGFRHQLATEVLLTLNRASNIVTYDLEASVHRPRGHSWSAFRLLFVTWLAGPLEAKKAAELTGMSRAAVSNLAKTLVADGLLERTPGEHDGRSVLLSLSGRGRSEMTEVFREHNEREHEWTSVLTEAEQRILVMLLDKLITNRDQFDVRGRN is encoded by the coding sequence ATGGCTGATGGCGAGCTCGACTTCTGGTCCTTCGTCGAGCTCGCCAACCGCCGGCTCGCCGACGAGTTCGGCTTCCGGCACCAGCTCGCCACCGAGGTGCTGCTGACGTTGAACCGCGCCTCCAACATCGTCACCTACGACCTGGAGGCGAGCGTCCACCGGCCGCGTGGCCACTCCTGGTCGGCGTTCCGGCTGCTGTTCGTCACGTGGCTGGCCGGCCCGCTGGAGGCCAAGAAGGCCGCCGAGCTGACCGGGATGAGCCGCGCTGCGGTGTCAAACCTGGCGAAAACCCTGGTCGCCGACGGTCTGCTGGAGCGCACGCCCGGCGAGCACGACGGTCGTTCGGTGCTGCTGTCACTGTCCGGGCGCGGCCGGTCGGAGATGACCGAGGTGTTCCGCGAGCACAACGAGCGCGAGCACGAGTGGACCAGTGTGCTCACCGAGGCCGAGCAGCGGATCCTGGTGATGCTGCTGGACAAGCTGATCACCAATCGCGACCAGTTCGACGTGCGCGGCCGCAACTGA
- a CDS encoding FAD-dependent oxidoreductase: MTDDWDVVVVGGGGAGLAAAVSAAEQGASVLLFESERELGGSTQLSAGLFTAAGTSVQAALGVEDSAERFFQHYMDLNAWQLNPGLIAAFCAQSGPTLDWLIGLGVEIPAKVSGDAHTPGLCQAGVEDVWRGHVPRDQGYGVVQVLARAARTRQVEIVLGTRVERLVEEHGRVAGVVADGIEVRARAVVVASGGFARDPGLLARYYPAALRAGEDLFVVAADGSRGDHLRFGAQVGAAVAGDGWGLLLPTAYFQRLHHWQSGFPPKSRIHVDARGRRFMDEDASYAVSGGIIERHGGTAWMIFDERARRTLPPGYAHWTAEHVLAEAEAGRTLRAASLEELAGKAGIPAGALVATVRRWNEQLPAGHDPEFLRHRTLANKAVTGNPDPIAEPPFYAARLLPAELVCTHAGLEIDARAAVRDERGEVIGGLFAAGEAGAGVLGRRYVGGGNAVANALTMGRLAGRNAAVTTS; encoded by the coding sequence GTGACCGACGACTGGGACGTCGTGGTCGTCGGCGGCGGTGGCGCCGGCCTCGCCGCCGCCGTGTCCGCCGCCGAGCAGGGCGCTTCGGTGCTGCTGTTCGAGTCCGAACGGGAGCTCGGCGGCTCGACCCAGCTGTCCGCGGGCCTGTTCACCGCTGCCGGCACGAGCGTGCAGGCCGCGCTGGGGGTCGAGGACTCCGCGGAACGGTTCTTCCAGCACTACATGGACCTCAACGCCTGGCAGCTGAACCCGGGGCTGATCGCCGCGTTCTGCGCGCAGTCCGGGCCGACGCTGGACTGGCTGATCGGCCTGGGCGTGGAGATCCCGGCGAAGGTGTCCGGCGACGCGCACACGCCGGGCCTGTGCCAGGCCGGGGTCGAGGACGTGTGGCGCGGTCACGTGCCCAGGGACCAGGGCTACGGGGTGGTCCAGGTGCTCGCCAGGGCGGCACGCACGCGGCAGGTCGAGATCGTCCTCGGCACCCGGGTCGAGCGGCTGGTCGAGGAGCACGGCCGGGTCGCCGGGGTGGTCGCGGACGGTATCGAGGTGCGGGCGCGGGCGGTGGTGGTGGCCAGCGGGGGGTTCGCCCGCGACCCGGGTCTGCTGGCGCGCTACTACCCGGCGGCGCTGCGGGCGGGCGAGGACCTGTTCGTCGTCGCCGCGGACGGCAGCCGCGGCGACCACCTGCGCTTCGGCGCGCAGGTCGGCGCGGCGGTCGCCGGGGACGGCTGGGGGCTGCTGCTGCCCACCGCCTACTTCCAGCGCCTGCACCACTGGCAGTCCGGGTTCCCGCCGAAATCGCGCATCCACGTGGACGCCCGCGGGCGCCGGTTCATGGACGAGGACGCCTCCTACGCGGTGTCCGGCGGCATCATCGAACGGCACGGCGGCACCGCGTGGATGATCTTCGACGAACGCGCCCGCCGGACCCTCCCGCCCGGATACGCGCACTGGACGGCCGAGCACGTCCTCGCCGAGGCCGAGGCCGGGCGCACGCTGCGCGCGGCGAGCCTGGAGGAGCTGGCCGGCAAGGCCGGGATCCCCGCCGGTGCGCTGGTCGCGACGGTTCGCCGGTGGAACGAGCAGCTGCCCGCCGGTCACGACCCGGAGTTCCTGCGGCACCGCACGCTGGCCAACAAGGCTGTGACGGGCAACCCGGACCCGATCGCCGAGCCCCCGTTCTACGCGGCGCGCCTGCTGCCCGCCGAGCTGGTGTGCACGCACGCCGGGCTGGAGATCGACGCCCGCGCGGCCGTCCGCGACGAACGCGGCGAGGTCATCGGCGGCCTCTTCGCCGCGGGCGAGGCCGGTGCCGGTGTGCTCGGCCGGCGCTACGTCGGCGGCGGCAACGCTGTCGCCAACGCCCTCACCATGGGCCGCCTCGCCGGCCGCAACGCCGCGGTCACGACCTCGTGA
- a CDS encoding glycosyltransferase family 2 protein, whose translation MLVTPRHSLGRDRVVVLIPAHDEAASIGATLDSVRAQTVAPDAIFVVADNCADDTAAVAAAHGARVLETVANTDKKAGALNQALAVVLPQLDRDDRVLVMDADSILAPEWIETALAAMERSAAVGAVGGIFYGEGRRGLIEQLQRNEYVRYARDILRRGKGVWVLTGTSTLFRVSVLHEIAAARGGALPGRTGEYYDRRALTEDMEITLACLRLGYRCVSPARCATTTELMPTWRDLWRQRVRWQRGAIDNLRSHGVNRVTLPYLGQQLWAVLGFLVIVGYPLLMGLSLAAGMPVVLHPFWLAVGAVCVLDRVVTVRKAGWRGIVLTLLFLPEIYYDFFRLGVYLAGWRDAVLRRAAGWHHLTAGGR comes from the coding sequence ATGTTGGTTACTCCTCGTCACTCGCTGGGCCGGGACCGGGTCGTGGTCCTGATCCCCGCGCATGACGAAGCCGCGAGCATCGGCGCCACGCTGGACTCGGTCCGGGCGCAGACGGTCGCCCCGGACGCGATTTTCGTCGTCGCGGACAACTGCGCCGACGACACCGCAGCGGTGGCGGCGGCGCACGGCGCCCGCGTGCTGGAGACCGTCGCCAACACGGACAAGAAGGCCGGTGCGCTGAACCAGGCACTGGCGGTCGTGCTGCCCCAGCTCGACCGCGACGACCGCGTCCTGGTGATGGACGCCGATTCGATCCTCGCCCCGGAGTGGATCGAAACCGCGCTCGCGGCGATGGAGCGGTCCGCGGCCGTCGGCGCCGTGGGCGGGATCTTCTACGGCGAGGGCCGCCGGGGGCTGATCGAACAGCTGCAGCGCAACGAGTACGTCCGCTACGCCCGGGACATCCTGCGGCGCGGTAAGGGGGTGTGGGTGCTGACCGGCACCTCGACGCTGTTCCGGGTGTCGGTGCTGCACGAGATCGCTGCGGCGCGGGGCGGCGCGCTGCCGGGCCGGACGGGGGAGTACTACGACCGGCGGGCGCTGACCGAGGACATGGAGATCACGCTGGCGTGCCTGCGGCTGGGCTACCGGTGCGTGTCCCCGGCCCGGTGCGCGACGACGACCGAGCTGATGCCGACGTGGCGGGACCTGTGGCGGCAGCGGGTGCGGTGGCAGCGCGGCGCGATCGACAACCTGCGGTCGCACGGCGTCAACCGGGTCACGCTGCCGTACCTGGGGCAGCAGTTGTGGGCGGTGCTGGGCTTCCTGGTCATCGTGGGATACCCGTTGCTGATGGGCCTGTCGCTCGCGGCGGGGATGCCGGTGGTGCTGCACCCGTTCTGGCTCGCGGTCGGTGCGGTGTGCGTGCTCGACCGGGTGGTGACCGTGCGCAAGGCGGGATGGCGCGGCATCGTGCTGACGCTGCTGTTCCTGCCCGAGATCTACTACGACTTCTTCCGGCTCGGGGTGTACCTGGCCGGGTGGCGGGACGCGGTGCTGCGGCGGGCCGCCGGCTGGCACCACCTGACGGCCGGGGGGAGGTGA
- a CDS encoding SDR family NAD(P)-dependent oxidoreductase, which translates to MSEYPDTVLVTGAAGGMGAHHARALARHGTHVCLADIADPGAVVAEIEAGGGSASAHELDVTDPAAWARVVAEIRATRGRLTGLVNNAGISRRLEFLDTTDEVWEQVLRVNLSGPFHGMKAVAELMRDSGGGSIVNISSIAGQIGYFSPAYSSSKWGLTGLSKSAAGNFARWGIRVNSVHPGLVDTGLLDGADAFVASAVASIPAGRTARPAEITEAVLFLLSGRSSYLTGSEITVDGGLVSNGLYHRIIADVGGELS; encoded by the coding sequence ATGTCTGAGTACCCGGACACGGTGCTCGTCACCGGCGCGGCCGGCGGCATGGGCGCTCACCACGCCCGCGCGCTCGCGCGGCACGGCACGCACGTGTGCCTGGCGGACATCGCCGACCCCGGTGCGGTGGTGGCGGAGATCGAAGCCGGCGGCGGGTCGGCGTCGGCGCACGAACTGGACGTCACCGACCCGGCCGCCTGGGCCCGGGTCGTCGCGGAGATCCGCGCCACCCGCGGCCGTCTCACCGGCCTGGTCAACAACGCCGGGATCTCCCGGCGCCTGGAGTTCCTGGACACCACCGACGAGGTCTGGGAACAGGTCCTGCGCGTCAACCTGTCCGGCCCGTTCCACGGCATGAAGGCCGTGGCGGAGCTGATGCGGGACTCGGGTGGCGGGTCGATCGTGAACATCTCCTCGATCGCCGGGCAGATCGGCTACTTCTCGCCCGCCTACAGCTCCAGCAAGTGGGGCCTGACCGGGCTGTCCAAATCGGCCGCCGGCAACTTCGCGCGGTGGGGGATCCGGGTCAACTCGGTGCACCCCGGGCTCGTGGACACCGGGCTGCTCGACGGGGCGGACGCGTTCGTCGCCTCGGCCGTCGCGAGCATCCCGGCCGGGCGCACGGCGCGGCCGGCGGAGATCACCGAGGCGGTGCTGTTCCTGCTGTCCGGGCGCTCCAGCTACCTGACCGGCAGTGAGATCACAGTGGACGGTGGCCTGGTGTCGAACGGGCTCTACCACCGCATCATCGCCGACGTGGGAGGGGAACTGTCGTGA
- a CDS encoding enoyl-CoA hydratase-related protein, whose translation MGGAVSFDEITYEVDGGIATITLNRPARLNAFTLEMAHELIAAFDVADADDAVRVVVVTGAGRGFCAGADLDRGAGTFDRDAIGDVRGFGEIDGVPRDAGGAVALRIAASKKVVIGAVNGPAVGIGVTMTLPMDIRIAGENARFGFVFARRGIVLEAASSWFLPRIVGISQAMEWVATGRVFDAAEARAGGLVSRVVPPDELIPVAHGIAREIADNTSAVSVAVSRQLLWGMLGSPTPWDAHRADSRALLELGAGEDVREGVLAFLEKRSPSFPGRVTADYPGHVPPFPGAP comes from the coding sequence ATGGGCGGTGCGGTGAGTTTCGACGAGATCACCTACGAGGTCGACGGCGGGATCGCCACGATCACCCTGAACCGGCCGGCGCGGCTGAACGCGTTCACGCTGGAGATGGCGCACGAGCTGATCGCCGCGTTCGACGTGGCGGACGCCGACGACGCGGTGCGCGTGGTCGTGGTGACCGGCGCCGGGCGCGGGTTCTGCGCGGGCGCGGACCTCGACCGCGGCGCCGGCACGTTCGACCGCGACGCGATCGGTGACGTGCGGGGTTTCGGCGAGATCGACGGTGTCCCGCGCGACGCCGGTGGCGCGGTGGCGTTGCGGATCGCGGCGAGCAAGAAGGTCGTGATCGGGGCCGTCAACGGACCCGCGGTCGGGATCGGGGTGACGATGACACTGCCGATGGACATCCGGATCGCCGGCGAGAACGCCCGGTTCGGGTTCGTGTTCGCCCGGCGCGGCATCGTGCTGGAGGCCGCGTCCTCGTGGTTCCTGCCCCGGATCGTCGGCATCTCGCAGGCCATGGAGTGGGTCGCGACCGGGCGGGTGTTCGACGCGGCCGAGGCGCGTGCCGGGGGACTGGTGTCCCGTGTGGTGCCACCGGACGAGTTGATCCCGGTGGCGCACGGGATCGCGCGGGAGATCGCGGACAACACCTCGGCGGTGTCGGTGGCCGTGTCGCGGCAACTGCTGTGGGGCATGCTCGGCTCGCCGACGCCGTGGGACGCCCACCGCGCCGACTCCCGCGCCCTGCTGGAGCTCGGCGCCGGCGAGGACGTGCGGGAAGGCGTCCTGGCGTTCCTGGAGAAGCGGTCACCGAGCTTCCCCGGCCGGGTCACCGCCGACTACCCGGGCCACGTGCCGCCGTTTCCCGGCGCACCGTGA
- a CDS encoding acyl-CoA dehydrogenase family protein, with product MQLVLDDEQRQLRSAVRELLADHSDVRSVVDGGARYDRGLWRRMADLGLTGLVVPEELGGAGAGHADRCVVLEELGRALAAVPFLASAVLAADVLTALGDTEVLPALAAGEKIGAVALSGVTATERDGGWVLDGCAPFVLSGDVAEVFVVHTPAGWFVTAEGRRRALTTLDPTRGQAKLEFSATPARRLEHADPGAVLERVRDLAAVALAAEQAGGIAQVLDTIVGYAKVRVQFGRAIGSYQAVKHACAELYSTSERAGSLLRYAAWAADHDPDALPLAAATAQAFTGPAYFQAAATGLQLHGGIGYTWEHDAHLYYKRAKSSELLFGTPGEQWARLADRLDRVP from the coding sequence GTGCAGCTGGTGCTCGACGACGAACAGCGGCAACTGCGGTCCGCGGTGCGCGAACTGCTGGCCGACCACAGCGACGTCCGGTCCGTTGTGGACGGTGGCGCCCGGTACGATCGCGGGTTGTGGCGGCGGATGGCCGACCTGGGCCTGACCGGGCTCGTGGTTCCGGAGGAGCTCGGCGGTGCGGGCGCGGGGCACGCCGACCGGTGCGTGGTGCTCGAGGAACTGGGCCGCGCACTGGCGGCGGTACCGTTCCTCGCCTCCGCGGTGCTGGCGGCCGACGTCCTGACCGCGCTGGGCGACACCGAGGTCCTGCCCGCGCTGGCGGCCGGGGAGAAGATCGGTGCGGTGGCGCTGTCCGGGGTGACCGCGACCGAGCGCGACGGCGGCTGGGTGCTCGACGGGTGCGCGCCGTTCGTCCTCTCCGGTGACGTGGCCGAGGTTTTCGTGGTGCACACGCCCGCCGGGTGGTTCGTCACCGCCGAGGGCCGCCGGAGGGCGCTGACCACCCTGGACCCGACGCGCGGCCAGGCGAAGCTGGAGTTCTCCGCGACGCCCGCCCGCCGGCTCGAGCACGCCGACCCGGGCGCGGTGCTGGAGCGGGTGCGCGACCTGGCGGCGGTGGCGCTGGCCGCGGAACAGGCCGGCGGGATCGCGCAGGTGCTGGACACCATCGTCGGTTACGCCAAGGTGCGGGTGCAGTTCGGCCGCGCCATCGGCTCCTACCAGGCGGTCAAACACGCCTGCGCGGAGTTGTACAGCACGAGCGAACGGGCCGGGTCGCTGCTGCGGTACGCGGCGTGGGCCGCCGACCACGACCCGGACGCGCTGCCGCTCGCCGCGGCGACCGCGCAGGCGTTCACCGGCCCCGCGTACTTCCAGGCGGCGGCCACCGGGCTCCAGCTGCACGGCGGCATCGGCTACACCTGGGAGCACGACGCGCACCTGTACTACAAGCGGGCCAAGAGCAGCGAGCTGCTGTTCGGTACTCCCGGGGAGCAGTGGGCGCGCCTCGCCGACCGGCTGGATCGGGTGCCGTGA
- a CDS encoding IclR family transcriptional regulator: protein MSEVDSGMSKTLHNGLQILELLVAHPQGMTLTEIAEGVGVHRTVAHRLVRTLEAHRLCRRDRFKRISLGTGLVRLAEPVEQDLRTLARPVLEELTDLTQATAHLVVRENAGEVRMLMIVEPRQARMHVSFRPGQVDPIDRGSAGLAMLAAGPPAAGEREEVTLARKRGFAVSYGEIAPSVIGISAMVPGREVSIGLSLFSAPDEEALGRTVVEAAERLSSLLR, encoded by the coding sequence GTGTCCGAAGTCGACTCGGGAATGTCGAAAACGCTGCACAACGGGTTGCAGATCCTGGAACTGCTCGTCGCGCACCCGCAGGGGATGACGCTGACCGAGATCGCGGAGGGCGTCGGGGTGCACCGGACGGTGGCGCACCGGCTCGTGCGGACGCTGGAGGCGCACCGGTTGTGCCGGCGAGACCGGTTCAAGCGGATCTCGCTGGGCACCGGCCTGGTGCGGCTGGCCGAGCCGGTGGAACAGGACCTGCGGACGCTGGCGCGGCCGGTGCTGGAGGAGCTCACGGACCTCACGCAGGCCACGGCGCACCTGGTGGTGCGGGAGAACGCCGGCGAGGTGCGGATGCTCATGATCGTCGAGCCGCGCCAGGCGCGGATGCACGTGAGCTTCCGCCCCGGTCAGGTCGACCCGATCGACCGCGGCTCGGCCGGGCTGGCGATGCTGGCCGCGGGGCCGCCGGCAGCGGGCGAGCGGGAGGAGGTGACGCTCGCGCGCAAGCGGGGCTTCGCGGTGTCCTACGGCGAGATCGCCCCGTCGGTGATCGGCATTTCGGCGATGGTGCCGGGACGGGAGGTCAGCATCGGCCTGTCGCTGTTCTCCGCCCCGGACGAGGAGGCGCTGGGCCGCACCGTGGTCGAGGCGGCCGAGCGGCTGAGTTCCCTGTTGCGGTGA
- a CDS encoding SDR family NAD(P)-dependent oxidoreductase, with protein MSDTRAQHEPMTALYPELAGKVAVVTGAARGMGARFTAALAARGVHVVGADIDEAGMLATARELAAELAGADKAGEIAGTRIDVTRPADHETVAQLALERFGRLDFWVNNAGIFPYATVGEITPEQISATLAVNVEGVLYGAQTAARHMEPGSAIVNMSSVSAVRIRRGRGAYCTSKAAVAHLTESLAVELGDRGIRVNAIAPGYIDTEMTRWVKEDPAALQHALDVVPLHRLGSPEEVVGPLLFLLSDSARYITGHSIAVDGGSRHV; from the coding sequence ATGAGCGACACCCGTGCCCAGCACGAGCCGATGACGGCCCTCTACCCGGAACTGGCGGGCAAGGTCGCGGTCGTGACCGGCGCGGCCCGCGGAATGGGGGCGCGGTTCACGGCGGCCCTGGCGGCGCGCGGCGTGCACGTCGTCGGTGCCGACATCGACGAAGCGGGCATGCTCGCCACGGCACGCGAACTGGCCGCCGAACTCGCCGGGGCCGACAAGGCCGGTGAAATCGCCGGCACCCGCATCGACGTCACCCGGCCCGCGGACCACGAAACCGTGGCACAGCTGGCGCTGGAGCGGTTCGGCCGCCTCGACTTCTGGGTCAACAACGCCGGCATCTTCCCGTACGCGACCGTTGGTGAGATCACCCCGGAGCAGATCAGCGCGACCCTCGCGGTCAACGTCGAGGGGGTCCTCTACGGCGCCCAGACCGCCGCGCGGCACATGGAGCCGGGCAGCGCGATCGTGAACATGTCGTCGGTGTCGGCCGTCCGCATCCGCCGCGGCCGTGGCGCCTACTGCACCTCGAAGGCCGCCGTCGCGCACCTCACCGAATCGCTCGCGGTCGAGCTCGGCGACCGGGGCATCCGCGTCAACGCCATCGCGCCCGGCTACATCGACACCGAGATGACCCGGTGGGTCAAGGAGGATCCGGCCGCGTTGCAGCACGCGCTCGACGTCGTGCCGCTGCACCGGCTCGGCTCACCGGAGGAGGTCGTCGGACCGCTGCTGTTCCTGCTCTCCGACAGCGCCCGCTACATCACCGGGCACAGCATCGCCGTCGACGGCGGGTCGCGGCATGTCTGA
- a CDS encoding MFS transporter yields the protein MSETTAAGDVGSRTIRKVSRRVLPLVALLYVFNYMDRSNISYAQLGMQHELAITTAVFGTASAIFFLAYVVFEVPSNMIMKKVGARIWLARIAISWGIVTAVTGFVQNIPQLYLARIVLGIAEAGLYPGLLLYLTLWFRPKERGRAIATLAIAQPIAMILGSLTGGLILDHVHWFGMSSWRWVFLLQGLPAVLVGVIVLAWLPNKPSQASFLTAEEKDWLENEINSDYAPEQKETFLGQLRVVKDRKVLYLAFANLFAACGLYGFTFFLPQIVKQMDRSYSATNIGFLGVIPWIVGAIGMLLVARNSDRTGERRGHVVAMMLLAAIGLFGTIQFRHTPVAALICLSLVAIGVLGYLAPYWALAARVLSKEHTAVGLAAINSIAALGGFFGPYVIGKNATADDVSVGLYFPIACLVLCAVMLSVLKVAKERRGVAATHEVV from the coding sequence ATGAGCGAAACCACCGCTGCCGGCGATGTCGGCAGCCGCACGATCCGCAAGGTCAGCCGCAGAGTCCTGCCGCTGGTCGCGCTGCTGTACGTGTTCAACTACATGGACCGGTCGAACATCAGCTACGCCCAGCTCGGCATGCAGCACGAACTGGCGATCACCACGGCGGTGTTCGGCACCGCGTCGGCAATCTTCTTCCTCGCCTACGTGGTGTTCGAGGTCCCCAGCAACATGATCATGAAGAAGGTGGGCGCGCGGATCTGGCTCGCCCGGATCGCGATCAGCTGGGGCATCGTCACCGCGGTCACCGGGTTCGTGCAGAACATCCCGCAGCTCTACCTCGCCCGGATCGTGCTCGGCATCGCCGAGGCCGGCCTGTACCCGGGCCTGCTGCTGTACCTGACGCTGTGGTTCCGCCCGAAGGAGCGCGGCCGGGCCATCGCGACGCTGGCGATCGCCCAGCCGATCGCGATGATCCTCGGCAGTCTCACCGGCGGACTGATCCTGGACCACGTCCACTGGTTCGGCATGTCGTCCTGGCGCTGGGTGTTCCTCCTGCAGGGCCTGCCCGCGGTACTGGTCGGCGTGATCGTGCTGGCCTGGCTGCCGAACAAGCCCAGCCAGGCGAGCTTCCTCACCGCCGAGGAGAAGGACTGGCTGGAGAACGAGATCAACTCCGACTACGCGCCCGAGCAGAAGGAGACCTTCCTCGGCCAGCTGCGGGTCGTCAAGGACCGCAAGGTGCTCTACCTGGCCTTCGCGAACCTGTTCGCCGCGTGCGGGCTGTACGGGTTCACCTTCTTCCTGCCGCAGATCGTGAAGCAGATGGACCGGTCCTACTCGGCGACCAACATCGGCTTCCTCGGCGTGATCCCGTGGATCGTCGGCGCGATCGGCATGCTGCTGGTGGCCCGCAACTCCGACCGCACCGGCGAGCGGCGCGGGCACGTGGTGGCGATGATGCTGCTGGCCGCGATCGGCCTGTTCGGCACGATCCAGTTCCGGCACACCCCGGTGGCCGCGCTGATCTGCCTGTCGCTGGTCGCCATCGGCGTGCTCGGCTACCTCGCGCCGTACTGGGCACTGGCCGCGCGCGTGCTGTCGAAGGAGCACACCGCGGTGGGGCTGGCCGCGATCAACTCGATCGCCGCGCTCGGCGGGTTCTTCGGGCCGTACGTGATCGGCAAGAACGCCACCGCCGACGACGTCTCGGTGGGCCTGTACTTCCCGATCGCCTGCCTGGTCCTGTGCGCGGTGATGCTGTCCGTGCTCAAGGTGGCGAAGGAACGGCGTGGCGTGGCGGCCACGCACGAGGTAGTTTAG
- a CDS encoding nuclear transport factor 2 family protein — translation MDVATLALVHQLYGAQSHFIDNGDAAAWADTFTPDGEFRSPSYPAPVTGTADLRKFAEDFARQDGITRHVITNVHVVPADGADGMDGVGAVGAVGAVGAVTVHAYLQIVRTLPGGPPELLRLTTLTDELVRYAGTWRIRRRTVRRDDQPHNPQQKEHR, via the coding sequence GTGGACGTGGCGACGCTCGCGCTCGTGCACCAGCTCTACGGCGCGCAAAGTCACTTCATCGACAACGGCGACGCCGCGGCCTGGGCGGACACCTTCACCCCGGACGGCGAGTTCCGCTCACCGAGCTATCCGGCGCCGGTCACCGGCACCGCGGACCTGCGGAAGTTCGCCGAGGACTTCGCGCGGCAGGACGGCATCACCCGTCACGTGATCACCAACGTGCACGTCGTGCCCGCCGACGGTGCCGACGGTATGGACGGTGTCGGCGCCGTCGGCGCTGTCGGCGCTGTCGGCGCGGTCACTGTGCACGCCTACCTGCAGATCGTGCGCACCCTGCCGGGCGGCCCGCCCGAACTCCTCCGCCTCACCACCCTCACCGATGAGCTGGTCCGGTACGCGGGCACCTGGCGCATCCGCCGCCGCACCGTGCGCCGCGATGACCAGCCGCACAACCCGCAGCAGAAGGAGCACCGATGA